AGCTTATATTTTAGTTGAAGGGACACTTCTTAAAAATGATTGGACAGCTTATGCTAATACAGAtgcaatatctttaaaaaataatggtgTCATGTATCTATTCGATAGGATATCATATAAATTATCATCTACAGATGTTGAGACAATTGATAATCCAGGTGTAGCTACAACAATGCTTGGATTGTTAAAATATTCTAACAACTTTCAAGTTTCAAAGGGATTAAATCAATTATGGTATAAAGATTCCTCAACAACAGCATCGCTAACAGATAACGTTGGATTTGCAATTAGGCAAGgagtaataatacaaaaagcaACTACAAAGGGAGCCTTTTCATTTCGTATAcctttaaacaacattttttgtttctgCGATGATTATGACAAATCTGTTTTTGGATTTATACAAACATTAACTCTTACTGGAGGAAGTGACAATAATGCCATATTTAGAGCTAATAGTGTAGTTGCTGGTAAAGTTGTTCTTGATAAAGTAGCATTATACATTCCACAGTTAGATCCATCATTTGAACAAGAATCTAAACTTCTCAGTATGATATCATCAAAAGTAACTATCTAATCAGCTTACAGAGAGCGTCGTAATAATAGTATGGCAGTACCAAAAACTACATCATTTAATTGGCAACTTAGTCCAAAGGCATCTTCTGTAAGACCTAGAAATGTCATTGTTGGATTTCaaacaaataagttattagatCAAACAACAAAACCTTCATTATTCGATCATTGCGACTTACAAAACATGCAAGTTGttgttagtaataaaaattatcctGAGCTTAATTATAATCTATTATTTCCAAATATTAAGTATTCATTAGCTTATGGTACTGCATCTGATTTTAGTGAAAAATTTTATGGAACTAGTGACTTGATTACAAATGGAAACGTTCTATAAACTGAATATAGAGATTTATTTCCAATTATGGTTTATGATGTTAGTAATCAAAGAGAAAGATTAGATTTATCAATAGTAAATATATCAATGAATGCAACATTTAATACTGCAGTACCAGCAAATACTATGGCATATGCTCTTGTAATATCggataaattattaaactttcaaTCAGATGGAAACAGGCTTACTcaaattcattaattttatataaaaatgaattaaaaaaaattttttctttatataataaaaatgtattatactAGAAAAGATTTACAAAATCTATTGagagaaaataatataacaaaaacatcaGACAATTATGTAACATTATTTATGCTAGCTATAAATAATATCTTGAtagataaagataaaataatgtcaaaagtTATAGAATCAACTGATGAAAAAAGGCCTGTTGGTCGTCCTAGAATTCATGAAGTAAAAGGAGAAAATGTAGATAAAAGACCTGTTGGTCGTCCTAGAATACATGAGataaaagagaagaaaaaagaaatagatcCAAAATATGAAAGATTGAGATCAATTAAGAAAAAGCCAGTCACTATTAAATTAACAAACGTAGATACAGGGGAAGAAATAGTATACAAATCATTATATAGAGCAATGAAAGAAACTAAACATGGATATGAATATTTTGAATCGCGTGATGGAAAGGTTAATAATGGATATAAGATTGAAGTATTCAATtctgaaaagttaaaaaaagtgtaaaaaaattctacattgtaaaaatatttttttttaaattaaataaaaaatcaattttatatataaaaataatggcaTTTGTAACAATTAAAtcatttgatattaaaaatttatttgtaaaagatatattcaaAGCTGATAAGCCAGTTCCATCAAAAATTACAACTTGCATATAAATATCAAACAGGTGGTGGTCCTGTTCTCATTAAAACATTACCTTCTTTTTCCTATGGTGTgtgtgaaaatataaattttaaaaatgataagcTTAATGGTTATTCAATGTCATTTGTATGTGATAAAGAAAAGTCTGATGAACAAGAATAGTTTATTGCAACGTTGaatctattgaaaaattttgtagagatCAAATTGAAGtgtataaaaataagataaaaaaatctaaagttaatcttgctaatttaaaaattttaagatataaTGCAGATAAACCTCCAATAATATATGGAAAGTTATTGACAAGTAATAAAGATTTAGAAATAACTACAGTTTTCCGTCgtagaaaaactaaaagtgaAGTAAATCCTTCGGATCCATGCAAAGTAAATCCGAAGGATACTGTAAAATCACTTGTTATAGCTTTCCCTTatgattatatcaaaaaaagatgtGAAGCTATTGGATGCTTAAATATTGAAGGTATTTATATTGGTTCAATGATAGAGTCAATACAAGTTAAACTTCAAGAAGTGGTTATTGTTAAAAAGATTTCTAATTTTACTAGTATAATGAACGATTTAGATTTAGGAAGTGAATCAGATGATgagttgtaaaatatttaataatctaaggatttaaaaaatatataaaaatgggaGATAAAGCTATGGAATTTTAAAGAATGTATAAGCCTACGTCATGCAGTTTGTAttggaaaagagaagaaataaataataatttaaaagatttaaaaaaatcttgctatataaaaaatggaaaaaataattcttatggATCCGAAAGACCTACTTCGCATGGGTCTAAAAGACCTACTTCACATCGGTCTGAAAGACCTACTTGACGAACCGATTCCATACATATCATCAGAAATATTAACTCCTGAACCTTTTGTATATAGATAACAACTGTTCAAAATGAGACAACTTAAAAAACTGCGAACAATAGAATATTACTGTAGAGTTAGAGGATGGGGGtgtgtataatattttatatgaaatttattatttgaaatattttaacaagaaaaaaaattttgaaaaatgatataaataaattttttatgataaaaaatatctttcataTATAAAATGGAAAACGATATGCATagcaaaaatgtaaaagaattaaaaaaatcgcTAAAGagcgaaaaattaaatattattataatatccgAAAAGATGAACTTACTAATGCATTATCTCAAATATCAGTTCCTGCTCCACGTCCTGTTAGACTAGTTCCTGCTCCACGTCCTGTAAGACCAGTTCCTGCTTCACGTTCTGTTGTTCAAGGATCTATCCGTGACGAACCAATTCCGTCGTTTGTTTCGTCACCTGTTTTAACACCTGGATTATTTTCAAGGTTTTTAACAGCTGTAAACGATGTTGTTGTAAACAGTTATGACAACAGTCTCAATTGGATAGATCCATACGTTCCAAATGTGCTGAAGAAAAAAGTGAGTGATACAATAGACGGAgtcaaaaaaagaatagaatctCTTAAATCGATCGTATTCAGCAAGACGCAAAATAAGATTGAGTTTAAATTATCACAATCAGCAGTTAAAAATGTGACAAAACAATTTACAGTTAAAGGTGTAGATGAATATGATGCAGAATCTTTCGATAAAGAAGCTaagaaaaatgcaattaaaatactaaataaaaacagaGGATCAAAAGTGTTATCACTTATGAAAAGGAGAAGACGAGTATTACaacaggagaaactataacTGCAGATGTGTCGTTTACAACTAAGAGTTTAAGAGTATTAGAATCTACAAATTTAGATGAGTTTTATGAAGAAGCAAAGTCTACAATTTTAGAAAACTTATCATCATTTCAACAGCTAGGATCAAATTGGAGATTTGTTTCTATTATAAAGATGGATATCAATTTTATTGAGTATAATCTTATTAAAGCTAAGTCATATATTCcacttgataaaaatttagcaactaaaaaagcaataattaatataaagaatGAAGATAATCAATGTTTTAAGTGGTGTATCGCAAGAGCAATAAATCCAACAGCTAAAAGTTCTGAAAGAGTAGATAAAGATCTTAAAGATCAGGCTGAAAATTTAAACTGGGATAAAATAGATTTTCCAGtatctttaaatcaaataacactatttgaaaaaaataatcatgataTCAGTGTTAATGTATATGGATACGAGAATTCAGTTTACCCTTTACGCATTTCAAAAGATAATGA
This Hydra vulgaris chromosome 04, alternate assembly HydraT2T_AEP DNA region includes the following protein-coding sequences:
- the LOC136079113 gene encoding uncharacterized protein LOC136079113, yielding MTTSEVLNYDEPMKDVGIERCQYYAYNPKIGTNLNSGDIRITIDQTDLYTLPSKAYILVEGTLLKNDWTAYANTDAISLKNNGVMYLFDRISYKLSSTDVETIDNPGVATTMLGLLKYSNNFQVSKGLNQLWYKDSSTTASLTDNVGFAIRQGVIIQKATTKGAFSFRIPLNNIFCFCDDYDKSVFGFIQTLTLTGGSDNNAIFRANSVVAGKVVLDKVALYIPQLDPSFEQESKLLSMISSKVTI